In Vibrio bathopelagicus, one DNA window encodes the following:
- a CDS encoding SGNH/GDSL hydrolase family protein, with translation MKNTALILALTIPFGAYAAEDSIPTPESITSAQVLSTQGSETYSYVRCWYRTDASHDSPATDWQWAKKENGDYYTINGYWWSSVSFKNMFYSDAPQSEIKERCEQTLDIQHGAADITYFAADNRFSYNHSIWTNDNAVQANTINRIVAFGDSLSDTGNLFNGSQWVFPNADSWFLGHFSNGLVWTEYLAKAKDLPLYNWAVGGAAGTNQYVALTGVYDQVTSYLTYMKVAKNYRPENSLFTLEFGLNDFMNYDREVADVKADFSSALIRLTESGASNILLFTLPDATKAPQFKYSTEQEIIKVRGKILEFNQFIKAQAEYYQSLGKNVVLFDASALFASITDNPEQHGFRNASDACLDINRSSAADYLRSHSLTNDCATYGSDSYVFWGVTHPTTATHKYIADHILAYSFSTFDF, from the coding sequence ATGAAAAATACGGCTTTAATACTCGCGTTAACCATACCATTTGGGGCTTATGCTGCAGAAGATTCAATACCGACACCAGAATCGATTACATCAGCACAAGTGCTCAGCACACAAGGTTCAGAAACCTATTCTTATGTTCGATGTTGGTACCGAACTGACGCATCACATGATTCCCCTGCTACCGACTGGCAATGGGCAAAAAAGGAAAATGGTGATTACTACACAATCAACGGATATTGGTGGTCTTCCGTTTCTTTCAAAAACATGTTCTACAGCGATGCACCTCAATCGGAAATCAAAGAACGTTGCGAGCAAACACTCGATATCCAACATGGCGCCGCTGACATCACCTACTTTGCGGCAGACAATCGCTTCTCTTACAATCACTCGATCTGGACCAACGACAACGCCGTCCAAGCAAACACCATTAATCGTATAGTCGCCTTTGGTGATAGCCTCTCTGATACCGGCAACCTATTTAATGGCTCTCAATGGGTTTTTCCGAACGCTGATTCATGGTTTTTAGGACACTTTTCGAATGGTTTGGTTTGGACTGAGTATTTAGCAAAAGCAAAAGACCTCCCTCTTTATAACTGGGCTGTAGGCGGTGCGGCTGGCACCAATCAATACGTCGCGCTGACTGGCGTATATGACCAAGTCACGTCCTACCTAACCTACATGAAAGTCGCCAAAAATTATCGCCCTGAAAACTCACTATTTACTCTAGAATTTGGCCTCAATGACTTTATGAATTACGACCGAGAAGTCGCCGATGTCAAAGCCGATTTCAGTAGCGCTCTGATCCGATTAACAGAATCTGGCGCGAGTAATATACTTCTGTTCACATTGCCCGATGCGACTAAGGCACCGCAGTTCAAATACTCTACCGAACAAGAGATCATTAAAGTTCGCGGAAAGATCTTAGAGTTCAATCAATTCATCAAGGCGCAGGCCGAGTATTACCAAAGCTTGGGGAAAAACGTGGTGCTTTTTGATGCAAGTGCACTGTTTGCTAGCATTACCGATAATCCAGAGCAACATGGTTTTCGAAACGCGAGTGATGCCTGTCTTGATATCAATAGAAGCTCAGCTGCAGACTACTTACGAAGCCATAGCTTGACTAATGATTGCGCGACCTATGGCTCAGACAGCTATGTATTCTGGGGCGTGACACACCCAACCACGGCTACTCATAAATACATTGCCGATCATATCTTGGCGTACTCGTTCTCTACCTTTGATTTCTAA